A genome region from Scleropages formosus chromosome 6, fSclFor1.1, whole genome shotgun sequence includes the following:
- the LOC108923610 gene encoding bone morphogenetic protein 1-like, which produces MHPVARFLGLLALPSLLCLLSRVPVQLAMNLGTPEPGYVYHTGTSDHIDYKDPCKAAAFLGDIALDEEDLRLLKVRMIVNVADQAVKVINLTDTGESQATTVATESTNSKTPQSTMEGAKHASLRRKRAATARPERVWPEGVIPYVISGNFSGSQRAIFRQAMRHWEKHTCVTFIERTTEESYIVFTYRPCGCCSYVGRRGGGPQAISIGKNCDKFGIVVHELGHVIGFWHEHTRPDRDEHVIIVRDHIQPGQEYNFLKMEPGEVDSLGETYDFDSIMHYARNTFSRGVFLDTILPRYDVNGVRPSIGQRTRLSIGDIAQARKLYRCSRCGGSLQDSSGNFSSPGFPNGYPAYMHCIWRISVTPGEKIILNFTSMDLYRSHLCWYDHVEIRDGYWRKAALKGRFCGDKLPEPIISMDSRLWIEFRSSSNWVGRGFSASYEAICGGDMSRDSGQIQSPNYPDDYRPSKNCIWKVTVTQGFHVGLTFQSFEIERHDSCGYDYLEVRDGNSDSSPLLGRFCGYDKPDDIKTSSNQLWMKFVSDGSVNKAGFAAHFFKEMDECSKPDNGRCEQRCINTLGSYRCACDPGFELAPDKLSCEAACGGFLTKLNGSITSPGWPREYPPNKNCVWQLVAPPQYRITLQFDIFETEGNDVSTQLWAVCKYDYVEVRSGLSADSKLHGKYCGSERPESITSQYNNMRIEFKSDNTVSKKGFKAQFFSDKDECSKENGGCQHECVNTFGSYICQCRSGFVLHDNRHDCKEAGCDHVITSIMGTITSPNWPNNYPSKKACTWALSTTPGHRIKIAFNEIDMETHMECAYDHLEIFDGHDGRAPSLGRFCGVKKPAPLVSSGNRIFLHFFSDNSVQKKGFEATHSVECGGSLKAEVKTKDLYSHAQFGDNNYPSASDCQWVISAEKGYGVELIFQTFEVEEEADCGYDYVELFDGGDTKAPRLGRYCGSGVRFLSFCSCLANDSFPPQITFFLLLHQRITGQASFLRIR; this is translated from the exons CTGCCTTTCTGGGGGACATTGCCTTGGATGAGGAGGACCTGCGTCTCCTCAAGGTGCGCATGATCGTGAATGTGGCAGACCAGGCGGTTAAGGTCATCAACCTCACTGACACAGGCGAATCTCAGGCTACGACTGTGGCAACAGAGTCTACGAACAGTAAGACCCCTCAAAGTACGATGGAGGGCGCAAAACATGCCTCGCTCCGCAGGAAGAGGGCAGCTACTGCTAGGCCTGAGAGGGTATGGCCAGAAGGAGTCATTCCGTACGTCATTAGTGGAAACTTCAGTG GGAGCCAGAGGGCGATATTTCGTCAGGCCATGCGTCACTGGGAGAAACACACGTGCGTGACCTTTATCGAGAGGACCACAGAGGAGAGTTACATTGTCTTCACATACCGACCATGCGG GTGTTGCTCGTATGTGGGCCGAAGAGGAGGGGGCCCGCAGGCCATTTCTATTGGGAAGAATTGCGACAAGTTTGGCATTGTGGTTCACGAGCTGGGTCACGTGATCGGCTTCTGGCATGAACACACGCGGCCAGACAGGGATGAGCACGTCATTATCGTCAGGGACCACATCCAGCCAG GGCAGGAGTACAACTTCCTCAAGATGGAACCAGGTGAGGTGGACTCGCTGGGGGAGACATACGACTTTGACAGCATCATGCATTATGCCAGGAACACTTTCTCCAG GGGTGTCTTCCTGGACACCATCCTGCCACGCTACGATGTCAATGGAGTCCGTCCATCCATTGGCCAGAGGACCCGGCTCAGTATAGGGGATATTGCCCAGGCACGCAAGCTCTACCGCTGTTCAA GGTGTGGTGGCAGTCTGCAGGATAGTAGCGGGAACTTCTCGTCCCCAGGCTTTCCCAATGGGTATCCAGCCTACATGCACTGCATTTGGAGGATATCTGTAACGCCTGGAGAGAAG ATCATTTTAAACTTCACCTCCATGGATCTGTATCGAAGTCACCTGTGCTGGTACGATCATGTGGAGATCAGGGACGGCTACTGGCGGAAGGCAGCTCTTAAAG GGCGTTTCTGTGGGGACAAGCTGCCTGAACCGATCATCTCGATGGACAGCAGGCTGTGGATTGAATTCCGCAGCAGTAGCAACTGGGTAGGCAGGGGCTTCTCAGCGTCCTATGAAG CAATCTGCGGTGGTGACATGAGTCGGGACAGTGGACAGATCCAATCCCCCAACTACCCTGATGACTACAGACCCAGCAAGAATTGCATATGGAAAGTGACTGTGACACAAGGCTTCCATGTGGGCCTGACCTTTCAGTCCTTTGAG ATTGAGAGGCATGATAGCTGTGGTTATGACTACCTGGAAGTGCGTGATGGCAACTCTGACAGCAGCCCCCTGCTGGGCCGCTTCTGCGGCTACGACAAGCCTGATGACATCAAGACCAGCTCCAACCAGCTGTGGATGAAGTTTGTGTCAGATGGCTCCGTCAACAAGGCCGGCTTCGCTGCACACTTCTTCAAAG AAATGGACGAATGTTCGAAGCCGGACAATGGCCGATGCGAACAGCGCTGCATCAACACACTGGGCAGCTACCGCTGTGCCTGTGACCCAGGATTCGAGCTAGCTCCAGACAAACTCAGCTGTGAGG CTGCCTGTGGTGGTTTCTTGACCAAGCTCAATGGCTCCATCACCAGCCCCGGCTGGCCGCGGGAGTACCCACCAAACAAGAACTGCgtgtggcagctggtagcacccCCGCAGTACCGAATCACACTGCAGTTCGACATCTTCGAGACTGAGGGCAACGACGTGAGCACTCAGTTATGGGCT GTGTGCAAATACGACTATGTGGAGGTGAGGAGTGGGCTGTCAGCAGACTCAAAGTTGCACGGGAAGTACTGTGGGTCGGAGCGACCCGAGAGTATCACCTCCCAGTACAACAACATGCGTATCGAGTTCAAGTCAGACAACACTGTGTCCAAGAAAGGCTTCAAGGCCCAGTTCTTCTCAG ATAAGGATGAATGCTCCAAGGAGAATGGCGGCTGTCAGCATGAATGCGTCAACACTTTCGGGAGCTACATCTGCCAGTGTCGCAGTGGCTTTGTTCTGCACGACAATCGACATGATTGCAAGGAAG CGGGCTGTGATCATGTAATAACCAGCATCATGGGCACCATCACCAGCCCCAACTGGCCCAATAACTACCCCAGCAAGAAGGCATGCACATGGGCTCTATCCACAACCCCCGGCCACCGCATCAAAATT GCCTTCAATGAGATTGACATGGAGACCCACATGGAGTGTGCCTATGACCACCTGGAGATCTTTGACGGTCACGATGGCAGAGCCCCCAGCCTGGGCCGCTTCTGCGGTGTCAAGAAGCCAGCACCACTTGTTTCCAGTGGCAACAGGATCTTCCTGCACTTCTTCTCTGACAACTCAGTGCAGAAGAAGGGCTTTGAGGCTACCCATTCAGTAG AGTGTGGTGGTAGCTTGAAGGCCGAGGTGAAGACCAAGGACCTGTACTCTCATGCCCAGTTTGGGGACAACAACTACCCAAGTGCATCAGATTGCCAGTGGGTGATTTCAGCTGAGAAGGGCTATGGTGTGGAGCTCATCTTCCAGACCTTCGAGGTTGAGGAGGAGGCCGACTGTGGCTACGACTACGTGGAGCTCTTTGATGGTGGAGATACCAAGGCACCCAGGCTAGGCCGCTACTGCGGGTCAGGGGTGAGATTCTTATCATTTTGTAGTTGCTTAGCCAATGATTCTTTCCCACCTCAGATTACATTTTTCTTGCTATTGCATCAGAGAATTACAGGTCAAGCGTCTTTCTTAAGGATACGATGA